The Engystomops pustulosus chromosome 2, aEngPut4.maternal, whole genome shotgun sequence genomic interval atgaatgtgaatgcccagacgagaatactcctttaatataagctgaTGGGTCAGTGTCCAAGTGATCTGCTAACCTGTCTTATGGATATAAGCACAGTTTAAGAGACCTGAAAACCTACTTTATTTGGTTGTTTATGTATtgaacccccccacacacacacacacacacatccaatgcAAAATATTGACACCATATGCATCAGAAAACGGCTAATTGCAGACGGATTGTGAAGCTAACAGAATGGCTTCAGGATTACCACTTTATTAAGTCCCACATCTATTCTGCAACATGTTTAAATACCCTTAAAGGGGATCtgtccatacaaagctgcagatacTGTTATGTAGCAGCTCTGGAGAGCTGgattgaaaaatgcatttatattctaggattgtaggtGCACACTGTCCTCACTGAATACTGCACAACCCCTTTGCTCTGGTAGTCGCTGCTGTACCAGGcttctgagtaactgctgtagtattcagtgAAGAGATTTCACATACCATTGCATCAGAGTGCTGCAAGTCCTCTAAAATCCTGGAAGAGAAATGCATATTACACAATTCTGCTGctcctaacatacacaaaggtatggtaaCAACTGTCTCCAGTGCTGTTATACGACTTTGTCTGCAGTTTTACATGGTTACTGATAAATTCTGTTTAATTGTGAGAAAACAGTACATCATAAATATGCAGGTCATGTTTTCCCCAAAgtgttggaaattttttttaatgttctcattattaattttatttagatTCAAAGAGTACAAAACCCTCATTCCAACACCTCATTGATTCTAAAGTTTAATAACCAACACTTATCTTGGTGTTCTTTAAGAATAGAACAGTCGAGTAAGTCAGCGTAAAACAGGATGGGATTTAGAGAAGAGGCAAAATGCAGAGCTCATTACTGAATGGCTAGCAGCTTCGTAAATGGGCACTCTGTAGGTTTCAGTAATGTAAACTCACtgtacacattttattttttagaggGAAAAGAAAGATAATCCCAACCGCGGGAATGTGAATCCTCGAAAGATCCGCACAAGGAAAGACCAGTGGGAACAATTGAAGATGGGTCCAGAATTTGTGGATGCAAAAGCTCAACAGCCTGGGTATGGGTGTTTAAATTTCAAATCTAGACTGAAAGATTTCCAACCGCAGAGCTGAATTAAGCCTCACACACACCGTCGTATGCACAAATGGGCCGCAAACAGAGGAAAGTTTGTGCTTCATTTCGGCCAGGTGGAGATTCCTTTCTCCATAAGAAATGGGCAGATGTGTTGCACATCCGGGAAGTAATAATACCTGCTCTGTATTTTTCAGTTTGCCGCTCTGCCTGGTCACTGCGCAGTGAAATGGGGTTGTGCTCACGCCACTGTGACCATGCAgaatagacctcaatgggggcTGTGAACTAGCTCCTGTTTTTATTGCTAGCCCACAGCCCTCATTTACGGTCATGTGCTTGAGGCCATAATATGTACAGTGTCTTAATGGACTACAAGTTGTTCTACTTTCACATATTCTGAATTATCCTTTCTGACacaatttattttgtatttttcaggCTCCAAGTAGCTCACAATGGCTCTGTCAGCCCAATGGATATGGGAGATAATATAAACCtttaccctcctccacctctgtaTGTAGAAAGCATGCCAAGTCCACCTCCAGTTCCTGATGATCTtttgccacctcctcctcccatgGAATTCGGGTAAAATAATTTAATCACACAACATCCTATATTTCATAATTtaagtgatttttatatacatttaattTTATAATGGTGGGCTGCTATTCCCAAGGCTATTTAGGTAAATATACAAATAGACAACAAAAAAATAACGCATCCACAGCAAAACCTTCCATACAGATATTTACATAATAACAGATGTGGCCTAATTGAACACTGGGTTGGGTCAAGAGGGCATAAAAGTGCTTCCCTTTTTTAAAAGGCTCTGAGAGGTTACTTTTTGTAGTGTGTCATAGTGCTCACTAAGTGGCATACATAGCTAGCCCCCAACATTAAAGGAGTTGACCACTCTTTTATATAAGttgtccatgtgcctttactgccatcgtggataatccctgaatgttcatcgtGTGATTCGGCAGTCCTGCCCCAATCTATTCTATTCTTTCATGTACTCTTGATCCTTATGCATCTTCTACAAGTGAATTTCTACACAGCTTTTATACGTTTTGACCTTAtgttatataacataaaaaaattaaagaaaatcatTTGTGGTAGACATATTAAACTGCAAATACTTACCTATGCTCCACTTGATGTTGATCCCTGGGAGTAAATTCACACCTCTTGCCAGACATCACCTCCCTCTTAGCATGGGAAAGGGGGGTGCCGGGGcttacataattagcagcccggactgcggacatcttgtccctgtaatccgggctgctaattataagtttcttttctaggtgattctgGTGTGTTAAGCTTAGAGAACGACCCCGcagggatcaacatcaagaggagctgCTACGGCTACAGGTAGATTTCATTCAaacacataggaaataataaaaataaaaaccttacctcagtcaataaaaaaaacatcattCATAATGGGACGGTCAGGTTAAGACAACCCCTACCATATattacagcttaaaggaaacctacccccacgattctacctataaacgtagaacgggtggtaggtggagctACAAAAAGatagtggggacgtgaggattggccctaaaaagggctatcctcacatcccatacatccacctaccaccccttctacctttatagatagaatcgtggtggtatgtTCCCTTTAAACTCCTTCACCCCCTGCCTCTTATGAGACCAGTTAACTAAAAGTTGTATTTTATTGTGTGTTTAGGAAATAGATTGTACATACTCAAGGATTTCAGAAAAAACTCTAATAAAAATGTGTGAGTTTGTGCTTCGTGTTTTTCAGTTCACCTGGAAACTCCAATAGATCAAGTTTGGTTAGCCCAGTCCACCCACCACCAGCACCTCCATCTCATCCTCCTCTTGGCGGAAGACCCAGTTtctctccgcctcctcctccacctatCGGGCTATTCCCAGATCCCACTTACCCTCCACCACCCTCACCACCAGAATGCCCTCCTGCTCCTGGCtttcctgctcctccccctccaccaTTGCCTGCAGTGACAGATTATACAGCTGTATCTCCTGTtcctcctcctgcccctccagcaggaggaccccctcctccaccaccacctccaccaCCTCCTGGTCCACCACCTCCTGGCCCCCCACCTCCTGGCCCCCCTCCTCCATCTTTCTCTCCTCAAGAGGGGGATTCTGGACCACAGACATCCAAGCCTAAAACTTCCTTGCCACCAGTAAGCGATGTTCGGAGTGATCTCTTGTCTGCAATTCGTCAAGGTAATTGTGCATCTTATATATTGCTTTCATTTTGTATACTTTTGTTCCCCATTTTATTCAGGTTCTGTAGCCCAAGTGCCCCAAGTGTATTTTGTTGTACTCCTACTCTAATAATATATTACATACCTTTTGTAGTCTAATAATAAACCTGTGTCGGTACATCCAATTTTGATTATTAATATTTAACTTTTATGTATACGGAAAAGTGAGGTTATCATGGGAAGCTTACAACCAGGGATGGGATCCAGCCGATTCTACTTGCTCAGACAAACCAGTTCCCCAAGCCAGGAAGAAGCAAGGCAGAGAGCCGGCTCACAGCATTTAgcaataatcatctttatttatatagcaccatcatattctgtagtgttTTATAacttataggggacatatacaaatatacaaaaaataaaacattacggagtaaaaacagtcatatggaacagggCCTTTTTCCACTTGTGTCCATCTTTAGGAGCCAGAGCAGCAATCCCATGTCAATGAAGTCTGCAAAACCTAAGTACTGAGACAGAGGCTCCAGAACTTGGATTCTCTCCTCCCCCTTGTTCCTCAGGCTCAATTTAGTGCCCTTCACTTGctgtgcagcataacatgtaaTTAATATTGAcatgtgtgctgtatatgtgtgctaTATGTTGAAATGTGTGCTGTATGTTCTTTATGTTgacatgtgtactgtatatgtgtgctgtATATTCTTTATGTTGGCATacagcacacatatacagtacacatgtcAACATAAAGAACATACAGCACACATGTCAACATATAGCACGCATATACAATACACATGTCAACATATAGCACGCACATACAATACACATGTCAACATATAGCACGCACATACAATACACATGTCAACATATAGCACGCACATACAATACACATGTCAACATACAGCACGCACATACAATACACATGTCAACATACAGCACGCACATACAATACACATGTCAACATACAGCACGCACATACAATACACATGTCAACATACAGCACGCACATACAATACACATGTCAACATACATGACATGTGTACTGTATAAGGGTGCTGTATGTTgatatgtgtaatgtatatgtgtgttgtatattCTTTGACATACAGTGCAAATGtcaacatacagcacatatacagtacacatgtcAACATAAAGAACATTTAGCACACACATACAACACGCATGTCAACATACAGCACACATGTAAAGTACACATTTGTGCTGTTGACATGTGTACTGCATATGGGTGCTGTTTGTtgacatgtgcactgtatatgggtGCTGTATTTTgacatgtatactgtatatgggagCTATATATGTCCGCACAGTACACATTTACAGTACACATGTCAACATAAAGAACATACAGCACACATGTCAACATATAGCACACACAAACAATACACATGTCAACATACAGCACACATATATAGTACACATTTGTGCTGTTGACATGTAAACTGTATATGGGAGCTATATGTtgacatgtgcactgtatatgggaGCTATATGTTGGGTGCGGTATGTTGATAAACTTGtagaaatgtatatttatggATATGTACATAAATCTAATGGCATTTACAGGGACATCATGTGCAAGCAATAAGATCGTTGCTATGGCACATCATTTATTTCTATAATGGCTTCATTCAGCAGAATGCATGACTGTGCCTGCACTGAAGTTTACGCTGTAGCACTGTTATCAGGACATACGCTGGACATGATGGCGGTGTAAGCACAGCCATGTAGTCTCCCACAgtatgcagccacagcgctagttCAGTGGGTAACACTGATGTTATCTTCTTGTGTATTCTGTATTCGGCATGCCGTAGACTCACTGAAGTTGCAATATGGCTTAAAATGTTCAGCCGTGGCTCTGCCTGTGATGGACGCACTGAACTAGTTCTGCTCTCATGTTCATCACAGACACAGTCAACATGATCTCCCACCGTAACTTTTCAATGAAAAGATTAAAAGCTAAGAGAGATTTAGGCTACGTTTACGCAATGTGTTTGTATAGTGTTTTGAAAAGGGAAAATACATTACAAAACACATTCATTCTCACCATGAAGGCATTCATTTTGAAAGTAATGACATGTCTTAACTTTGAAAACGGACTTCTCACTCCCAAAGTAGGGAGCCTGGTAAAACTTAGAATGGCACCCCTGGATACAACATTGCACAGACAAAGGGGTACATTGGTGGTGGCCAAAAGGGGAATGGAGATAAATCAGAGAGGGAGAACAGGTAAGGCAAGAGTTGCAGACGTATGTGGCTGAAAGAGGCACTTTTAGAGTCCTATTGTCAGGGGGATAAGTGCTGGCTGAAGGCAAGTATTTGACAAAAGTTTGGGATAGAGTGGAATGGCGTTTAGATGAGCCCACATCCTGCTTCTCCAGCAGGATGATGGTTTTTACTTCCACGATGATATTGGGTAACCCTAAATACCTGGGAGACCATCTTTTGTGTCTGGGATGGCAGGTAAAATTCAGCAGAAGTCCATACTTTTATTGGGGGATTTTGAATAAAGGTATGTAGGTTGCCCTTGACCATTGTGTCAAGGAAACTGATTTTATGTTGTGTGTGAAGTTAAGTTTGGTATAGAGTCTGTTTATTTGTTTAAAGAGGGTGTAGAGAGAGAGTCTATGGTGCCGATCCAGAAGCCGAAGATATTGTATCTGAGCCTGGTCACCCCTTAAGATGGTTTTGTAGGACAATATGTAAAATGTCCACATTAAACTGCATGGCCCCTGTGGTATAGATAATGGTTTCAGTTAATCTTTATACATCCACCCAACATGAAAAGGGAATCGGTTCAGTACAGAGTCAATTCACATTGAAGAATGCTATGTGGTTGTACTGACATGCAGGTTTCCAAGACAAATGTTTGGCCTATTTTTCCACTCTTTCCATCTTCAACACAAAGAAACTCACCGCCTACAAAAGAAGTAGGTGGTAGAAGCCACAATGGATCAACCAGGTGGATTAACGATTTGTGGATTATGGGTTAGATATAAAATACAAGTGTTACAGGATAATAAGGGAGGTGTGCGTTTTCTTGTCATCGAATTGGTGAATGTCAAGTATATATGTTATCCTATGTTTTATGTAGTATCCATCACAACATCCTAACTCCCCTTTGTTGGCTGGTTTAATTGTAATCTCGCTAGTGTGTACAAGCAGTCCTGACCATATATAGTTGCAAACAGTGTTAGGCTGCTTTCCTGGAGAACTCTTGAGGTATtttagtagcagtaggactgtgaaaagtaAATTTATAATCGAGGTCCACAGGTCCTGCAAGTGCTGCTGGTGGTTCTTTCAACCAGTAGTCCATAGCTCCTCCCCACTGGCCATGTATAAGGGTTTTagcaggattttggttggataccaCAGCAATCACTCTTAGGGGAGGGGCTCTGGCAAGAGCGGTAGACCTTAATAAATAGTTCACTTTTCGCATTCCTGCTACTACTAATACACAGAAAGGTAGGGTTAAAAAGCGTACCAGGACTGCAGACTTACACCATCTGCAGTGCTCCAAGCTGATGACTGATTCACTGTGATTCAGTGCTTAAGGAGGTGGGAAAAGATCCCAATTGGTATTGGTTAAGAATGTTGTTTAATTCTCGTGGAATAAACTGTTTCAATTGTATTGTACGTTACCAATCTTAGAACTATGATAGTTCTGCTGTAACTGAAATATGGCCAAGTTGTGGGATAAAAGGATAAGACTCTTTTGTAGT includes:
- the WASF2 gene encoding actin-binding protein WASF2; the protein is MPLVARCIEPRHVCRQKLPNVRSELECVTNISLSNVIRQLGSLSRYAEDIFGELFNEASLFAQRVGTLGERVEKLQVKVTQLDPKEEEVSLQGINTRKAFHSNTMQDQQLFVRDSLSIPVCETYLTCDMPPPLNNLSPYREDGKEALKFYTDPSYFFDLWKEKMLQDTKDIMKEKRKHRREKKDNPNRGNVNPRKIRTRKDQWEQLKMGPEFVDAKAQQPGLQVAHNGSVSPMDMGDNINLYPPPPLYVESMPSPPPVPDDLLPPPPPMEFGSPGNSNRSSLVSPVHPPPAPPSHPPLGGRPSFSPPPPPPIGLFPDPTYPPPPSPPECPPAPGFPAPPPPPLPAVTDYTAVSPVPPPAPPAGGPPPPPPPPPPPGPPPPGPPPPGPPPPSFSPQEGDSGPQTSKPKTSLPPVSDVRSDLLSAIRQGFQLRKVEEQLEHEKRDVGGNDVATILSRRIAVEYSDSEDDSSEFDEDDWSD